A part of Cuculus canorus isolate bCucCan1 chromosome 23, bCucCan1.pri, whole genome shotgun sequence genomic DNA contains:
- the LOC128854346 gene encoding uncharacterized protein LOC128854346, with product MANELKKFREEKMRRLEEQLKLFLENKRTKNTSRNFDPFQNSMKECSHTKAFSGKDFCPDLLKLIMRPEEDKKEREMQQNNSPLSPVSESFWVPGTHHKADDQLLLFLTHNIKVLKQAEHLMASRIVLLNPQFTTSSLYGGDKIKCIKPSFLLDLLNNVNDELQSHAVAAGLLGSQTLDKKTATACQDIEDAMMTQEGELTVVDPATLSRREFVVYQYGISILRFLKFHMDAPEIHLCVASSIPLTAATGNAFRNSFFYQNTKNKLFILRDCLSSVGSFLLLLVHCVAHIAAADFNHDASPRFLRLFHQAVKACLSEMFCLRLQLSALLQGDKPYGISQMLLKEEPFSEEEIKLISQLFEVKVKSVTDTEAFEKVVRKMKVG from the exons ATGGCcaatgaactgaaaaaattcagagaggagaaaatgagaaggcTGGAGGAACAGCTAAAACTgttcctggaaaacaaaagaacaaagaatacTTCACGTAATTTTGATCCATTTCAg AACTCAATGAAAGAGTGCAGCCACACAAAAGCTTTCTCAGGAAAGGATTTTTGCCCAGATCTGCTGAAGTTGATCATGAGAccagaagaagataaaaaagaaagagagatgcaGCAAAACAACAGTCCTCTATCACCCGTATCGGAGTCTTTCTGGGTTCCAGGGACACATCATAAGGCAGATGATCAGCTCCTATTGTTCTTGACTCACA ATATCAAGGTGCTGAAGCAGGCAGAACACCTGATGGCATCCAGAATCGTTCTTCTGAATCCACAGTTCACGACATCTTCTCTGTACG GTGGTGATAAAATTAAGTGTATAAAGCCCTCTTTTCTTCTTGACCTTCTGAATAATGTGAACGATGAGCTCCAAAGTCATGCAGTGGCAGCTGGACTGCTGGGAAGCCAAACGCTGGACAAAA AGACAGCAACTGCTTGCCAGGACATAGAGGATGCCATGATGACTCAGGAAGGAGAACTAACAGTAGTTGATCCTGCAACCCTTTCTAGAAGAGAGTTTGTTGTGTATCAGTATGGCATCTCCATCCTACGGTTTCTCAAATTTCACATGGAT GCTCCAGAAATCCATCTGTGTGTTGCCTCCAGCATACCTCTTACTGCTGCCACAGGGAATGCCTTCAGAAACTCCTTCTTTTATCAG AATACAAAGAACAAACTGTTCATTCTAAGGGATTGCCTGAGTTCTGTCGGAagtttcctcctcctcctcgtgcACTGCGTAGCTCATATTGCTGCTGCTGACTTCAACCACGATGCCAGCCCACGCTTCCTGAGGCTTTTTCATCAG gcAGTAAAGGCTTGTCTCAGTGAAATGTTCTGTCTGAGACTCCAGCTGTCAGCCCTTCTCCAGGGTGATAAACCTTATGGGATAAGCCAGATGTTGCTGAAGGAAGAACCATTCTCCGAGGAGGAAATAAAGCTCATCTCCCAGCTTTTTGAGGTGAAAGTGAAAAGCGTCACAGACACGGAAGCCTTCGAGAAGGTAGTAAGAAAGATGAAGGTCGGGTGA